Proteins encoded together in one Deinococcus hopiensis KR-140 window:
- the cpdB gene encoding 2',3'-cyclic-nucleotide 2'-phosphodiesterase: MWGGILWDVRKHLALMATLALGAASAQTVDLRILETTDLHTSALGYDYYQDKPTGEFGLEYTATLVKQARDEKRNTLLYDNGDLIQGNPLGDFVARVQPLGDGQLHPMHAAMRVLRYDAGNLGNHEFNYGLPFLQQVIAAAPMPYVSANTYKDDGKGQAGENAFSPYLIQRKIVYDTEGRPYVINVGVIGFLPPQIVNWDKANLDGKIVTTDIVEAARKYVPQMKAQGADIIVAVAHSGINADYQPGQENVATELTKVEGIDVVLSGHSHQEFPGPVYKSIPGADLTKGTINGKPTVMAGFWGNDLGVVDLKLNYDRKTQKWTILEGTGAIRPIWDKTAKKSLVTPDPRIAAAVKKFHEGTLAYVRGKVADLTAPITSYWALVQDDPSVQLVSNAQTAYVKAALAGTQYKDLPVLSAAAPFKAGGRAGASYYTDIPTGTLAIKNVADLYVYPNTVQAVLVTGAQVQEWLERAAGQFKQIDPSKAEPQALVDESFPTYNFDILDGVTYEIDVTQPSRYNSKGEVASEGAHRIKNLMFGGKPIDPNAQFVVATNNYRASGGGSFPGLTGKNIILQAPDETREALVKYFQEQKTVNPTADNNWKLTPIPGATLLYVSSPNAQKNLPSGVALLRTREDGFAEYTIKF; the protein is encoded by the coding sequence ATGTGGGGCGGTATTCTGTGGGACGTGCGTAAACACTTAGCCTTGATGGCGACGCTGGCGCTGGGAGCGGCCTCAGCCCAGACCGTCGATCTGCGGATTCTCGAAACCACCGACCTGCACACCAGTGCGCTCGGCTACGACTACTACCAGGACAAGCCCACGGGCGAGTTCGGGCTGGAGTACACCGCCACCCTCGTAAAGCAGGCGCGTGACGAAAAGCGCAACACCTTGCTGTACGACAACGGGGACCTGATTCAGGGCAACCCGCTGGGCGACTTTGTGGCGCGGGTGCAGCCCCTGGGAGACGGCCAGCTTCACCCCATGCACGCCGCCATGCGTGTGCTGCGTTATGACGCGGGCAACCTCGGTAACCACGAGTTCAACTACGGCCTGCCCTTCTTGCAGCAGGTGATCGCCGCCGCGCCCATGCCCTACGTCAGTGCGAACACCTACAAGGATGACGGCAAGGGCCAGGCGGGGGAGAACGCCTTTAGCCCCTACCTGATTCAGCGCAAGATCGTGTACGACACCGAGGGCCGCCCCTACGTGATCAACGTGGGTGTGATCGGCTTCCTGCCCCCGCAGATCGTGAACTGGGACAAGGCCAACCTCGACGGCAAGATCGTGACCACCGACATCGTAGAGGCGGCCAGGAAGTACGTGCCCCAGATGAAGGCCCAGGGCGCGGACATTATCGTGGCGGTGGCCCACAGCGGTATCAATGCGGACTACCAGCCCGGCCAGGAGAACGTGGCCACCGAGCTGACCAAGGTGGAAGGCATCGACGTGGTGCTCAGCGGCCACAGCCACCAGGAGTTTCCTGGGCCGGTGTACAAGAGCATTCCCGGTGCAGACCTCACCAAGGGCACCATCAACGGCAAGCCCACCGTCATGGCCGGCTTCTGGGGCAACGACCTCGGCGTCGTGGACCTGAAGCTGAACTATGACCGCAAGACCCAGAAGTGGACCATTCTAGAGGGTACGGGTGCCATCCGGCCCATCTGGGACAAAACGGCCAAAAAGAGCCTTGTGACGCCCGATCCCCGCATTGCAGCGGCGGTCAAGAAGTTCCATGAGGGCACCCTGGCCTACGTGCGCGGCAAGGTGGCGGACCTTACGGCTCCCATCACCTCCTACTGGGCGCTCGTGCAGGACGATCCCAGCGTGCAACTCGTCAGCAACGCGCAGACCGCTTACGTGAAGGCGGCGCTCGCGGGCACCCAGTATAAGGACCTGCCCGTGCTCTCGGCGGCAGCTCCCTTCAAAGCCGGTGGCCGCGCCGGGGCGAGTTACTACACTGACATTCCCACCGGCACCCTCGCCATCAAGAACGTGGCGGATCTCTACGTGTACCCCAACACGGTGCAGGCGGTGCTCGTAACGGGCGCGCAGGTGCAGGAGTGGCTGGAGCGTGCGGCAGGGCAGTTCAAGCAGATTGACCCCAGCAAGGCTGAGCCGCAGGCCCTGGTGGACGAAAGCTTTCCCACCTACAACTTCGACATTCTCGACGGCGTGACCTACGAGATCGATGTGACCCAGCCCTCGCGGTACAACAGCAAGGGCGAGGTGGCGAGCGAGGGTGCGCACCGCATCAAGAACCTGATGTTCGGGGGCAAGCCCATCGATCCCAACGCCCAGTTCGTCGTCGCCACCAACAACTACCGCGCCTCGGGCGGCGGCTCGTTCCCCGGCCTCACCGGCAAGAACATCATCCTCCAGGCCCCCGACGAAACCCGCGAGGCTCTGGTGAAGTACTTCCAGGAGCAAAAGACGGTCAACCCCACCGCCGACAACAACTGGAAGCTGACGCCCATTCCCGGCGCGACCCTGCTGTATGTCAGCAGTCCCAATGCACAGAAGAACCTTCCCTCAGGCGTGGCGCTGCTGCGGACACGTGAGGACGGGTTCGCGGAGTACACCATTAAGTTCTGA
- a CDS encoding redox-sensing transcriptional repressor Rex, producing MTAIPTATISRLVTYLRILEGLETQEVGRTSSSDLAERAGVTAFQVRKDLAYFGRFGTRGMGYLVPVLKRELMRVLGLNRTWNVVIVGVGRLGQAIANYPAAGDYQFQYVGLFDVSPELIGHTVRHLTVQHVETLGQFVQTTPVDMGFLAVPPERAQDAAQTLVEAGIRGILNFAPTVIQPRTADRGDVADPGDEWRGVTIENVDFLAGMKRLAFYTLNPHLKSADLEEQE from the coding sequence GTGACGGCCATCCCCACCGCCACCATCAGCCGCCTCGTCACGTACCTGCGCATTCTGGAAGGTCTGGAGACGCAGGAGGTGGGGCGCACGAGCAGCAGTGACCTGGCCGAACGCGCCGGCGTCACGGCCTTTCAGGTGCGCAAGGACCTGGCGTACTTCGGCCGCTTTGGGACGCGGGGCATGGGCTACCTCGTGCCGGTCCTCAAGCGGGAGCTGATGCGGGTCTTGGGCCTCAACCGCACCTGGAACGTGGTAATTGTGGGTGTGGGGCGGCTGGGGCAGGCCATCGCCAATTACCCAGCCGCCGGGGACTACCAGTTCCAATACGTGGGCCTGTTTGACGTGAGCCCGGAGCTCATCGGCCACACTGTGCGGCATCTGACCGTGCAACATGTCGAGACGCTGGGCCAGTTTGTACAGACCACCCCGGTCGACATGGGATTTTTGGCGGTCCCCCCCGAACGGGCGCAGGACGCCGCCCAAACGCTCGTTGAGGCGGGCATACGCGGTATCCTGAACTTCGCCCCCACGGTCATTCAACCGCGCACCGCTGACCGGGGCGATGTGGCCGATCCAGGCGATGAGTGGCGCGGCGTCACCATTGAGAACGTCGATTTTTTGGCTGGCATGAAGCGGCTGGCCTTTTACACCCTCAATCCCCATCTCAAATCCGCCGATCTGGAGGAACAAGAATGA